The Xanthocytophaga agilis nucleotide sequence CTACTAGTAATACCCAACTGTATAAGGTAACAACTAATGTAAATAAACTAAAGCCCTGAAAAATCCCATATAGTAATTCCAGTGGGCTAACTAATGCTAACACAGCTACAGGTGAACACACCAGACCAATAGTCAGGTAAAACCATCGGGGAAGTAAACGAGAAAAAGCTGAACGAATGTGTGATGCAAAAGCAAAAACAATTAGTGCAAAAAATAAATAATTGAGACGTACTACATTTTGTAGACTTATAGGAACAAATAAAAGAATAAATTCTTCGTTGTTAGTTATAATTTCTCCCACAGAAAGCAAACAAACAAAAGCAAAGTACAATGGCGGCTTATAATCCCTTCTGTACCAGAACAAACCCAAAAAGGCTGCCAACAACATACATGAAATTAAGCCAAATGTGACTGCAATGGTCTGAAAATATTGCTGATGTGTAGGAATTTCATAGGCACTGACATATCTGGAAACAATAGGGCTTTGATTCTGCACTTTCACAACAGGAATATGAGCTTGTATTGCCAAAGAATCTGTATACACAATAGAAACCTGTGCATACCCAGGCAAAAAACAAATCCACAATCCCAATAAAGCCACAAACAGTTTCCGGTTTGACCGGCCAGGAAGAAACATCATACTCTACTACTCTTTTGTGTATATTCATCTACGAGCAAATTGGTAAGCCTAACTGATGAGTTATTCTTTTAGTTTCTAAAAATAGCAGACCAATTCCTTCCCTGATCCGACGAGTACAATTGGAAAAATACCATAACATCTTTCCAAATAGCAGGAAAGACAGTTTTACTATTTAAAATCTTGATTATCCAACTCCCTAGTTGTCAAAGCCTGAGGTAGTATGTATTTTTATAAAAGAATAGAACATATGGATGGACTTTCATTGCTACATATTAACTTAAAGTATATTTTTAAAGATCGATAAAATTAGAAAGAGACAAAAAATAGTTTCACACATTGTAGAAATAAACTTAGGGATGTCTCACAGATTTTCATACTAGATTAGTAAGGTATGATTTTCTCAATGTATGCTTTCTACCCTTTCCCTGTATGTTATATACTCACATCAATCCCTCAGGTCCTATTCTTATCATTGAAGATGATGAAGATGATCAGCTTATTTTAAACAGAATTCTTAAAGAATTGAATCTTATAGATAAGGTCATCTATTTTTCCACCCCGATAGAGGCATTGGATTATCTGCAACAGGCAACTGTCCACCCTTTTATACTTATCTGTGACATTAATATGCCTATGATAAATGGTATTGAATTCAAGAAACAGATTGATCAGGATCCAGTGCTCAAAGCCAAGTGTACGCCTTTTATTTTCTGGTCCACCTCCATTAATGATACACTGGTACATCAGGCTTATACAGAAACAACTATTCAGGGATTTTTTCAGAAAAGCTGCACTTATAATGAACTTAAACAGCAACTTTACTATATCCTGGGATACTGGTACTATTGCCAGCATCCGGTTTTTGAGTAAAATCAGCGGATAACATAGTATTATTTGTCCATATTCTTTCCCAACTTTTCCCTTTCCTCTATACCCGTATAGTATTATGGAACTGGCCCTGATAATAAGTGTGGCCTGTCTTCCTGCTTTTTAGTAGAAGATCTATTCTTTATTTTTCAATTGCCTATTCTTACTAGAGAACTCACAATCAATCATATACTATCGTATTGAAAGGCATTATCTTTTATACTTAACTACTAAAGGCACTAAGCAATAACTTTATACAGGCTGAATTCAGCTGTATAACCTGGATATTATATTTTTATTCGATGAATGCATACCAGTTTTCTGAAGACAACCCTGCAGAACATAAACGACTACAATTCTCTTTACAAGCAGCAGGAATAGGCACTTGGGATATAGATTTGGTACAGAAACAAATCTTTCTGGATGACCAATGCAAAGAACTGTATGGATTCTCTCAGGAAGACAACATAGACTATGAAGGATTATGGCAACATATACATCCTCAGGATCAGTCACAGGTACGAGAGGCTTTTACCAAAGCAATGAACCCAGCTACAGGCGGGAAATACAGCATTGAATTTCGTATCACTGATTCTTCCAATAATCAATCACACTGGTTGCATTGTCAGGGACAAGCGTATTTTGCTAAGTCAAGAACAGAAGGGCAAATGATGGCTTATAGAGTTTCCGGAATAGCACAGGATATTACAGAACAGGTAACCACCCGGCAGATCCGGTGGGATAGTGAACAGTATTTTCGGAGTCTGGTACAGGATACACCTGTCGCAACCATGATATTTCGTGGAAGGTCGCTGGTTATTGAAACAATTAATAATCCGATGCTTCAGATTATCAGTAAGGATGTTTCAATTATAGGTAAACCCTTTCGAGAGGCTATGCCCGAACTGGAAGGCCAGGAATTCTTCGATCTGCTAGAGAAAGTATATCTTACCGGGAAGCCGGTATTCCGACATGAAACCCCTGCTATACTCCTCACAGAAGGAATTCCTACAACCAGATACTTTGATTTTATCTATAAACCTCTCTACGATCCTACAGGTGAGATCTATGGTATTATTAATGTGAGTGTAGAAGTAACCGATCAGATGCTTATCCGCCAGCAGATTGAAGAAAAAAAACAACTGGTTGAGCAAAGTGAAATCCTGTTCAGAAGCTTGGTCGAAAACACACCAGATGTAATTACACGTTGGGATCAGCAACGAAGGTTAATCTTCGCCAATAAAGCCTTTGAAACCAAAACAGGCGTTCCCAATAGTACATTATTAGGTAAAACCAACCTGGAAATGGGCCAGCCTACCAACATTGCAGAGCCCTATATGGAAAGCCTGCAGCGAGTGCTGGATAGTGGACAACCGACAGACCATTACAATCATTTTCCGTCAGTGAAAGGCAACATGCATTACTATTCACGTCTAGTCCCAGAGTTTGGACCTGATGGTTCGGTACAGGGAGTACTGGCAATTGCCAGAGATATTACCGATCTCAAAAAGATGGAGGCGATACTGGAAGAGCGAGTACAACAACGTACTCAGGAATTATTGATGGCCAATCAGGATCTCCAGCGTTCCAATGATAGCTTGCAACAATTTGCCTATGTTGCGTCACATGATTTACAGGAGCCTCTTCGTAAAATTCAGACATTCAGCTCTCTATTGCAACAGCAATATGCAGATCTATTGGAAGAAAGTGGTCTGGATCTGCTAGAACGTATGTCATCAGCAGGAGAGCGTATGTCTAAGTTGGTCAGTGATCTCTTAGCCTATTCTCAAGTGTCTACCCGTCAGCCTTCATTTGGGGTAGTCTCACTCCAGTCTGTTATGGACAATGTGTTAACCACACTGGAACAAAAAATTTCGGAAACAAAGGCGCAGATTGAGTTAGAAGAACTGCCAAAGCTGAAAGGAGACGAACTGCAGTTAACTCAGTTGTTTCAGAATCTATTGTCTAATGCGATAAAATATACTATTTCAAACCAGACTCCAGTAATCAGAGTTACCTCTCAACGTATTGAACGATCACAGCTAGACCCTCAGGTAAAGCCAACAGGTAATGCGCTGCACTTTTATCAGATATGTGTACATGACCAGGGTATCGGATTTGACAATCAATACAAGGATCTGATATTTCAGGTATTTCAACGACTACATGGAAAACAGGAGTTTGTAGGTACAGGCGTAGGATTGTCCATTTGCAAGCGTGTTGTTGAAAACCACGGAGGTACTATTACAGCCGACGGAATGCCGGGGCAAGGAGCTATCTTCTGTGTATATCTGCCAGCGTAAAGAATTCGAGTTGTATTTATAGCATATTTAAATCAGTATTTTGATTTACCAGTCTATCCCAAAAGTAGAAAGCACTCCAACTCTCTTTCCAGAGGGGAGTGCTTTCTGAGATATTCCAATTTTACCGATTAATTCACTTTCACTACCCGAATGGTTTGACGGATTGTTTCTCCCTGTATCTGTAGCGTATACATACCATTCGCCAGATCACCAAGATTCAATTTCCATTCGCTGGCAATGCCTCCGCTTTGTGCAGATCCATTGGTTGATTCCAGTTCAAGCTGACGTACAAGACTTCCGCTGGCAGTAAATATACGTACTTGCAATTTCTCATTGCTGAACTGTTCTACATGCAATGTCAAATCACCTCTAGTCGGATTCGGATATGCTGTCAGTTGTGTAGATGCAATGTCGCGTTCGATTCTTACCACCTTGCTGTAAGCATAGATTCCATCCTGATCCACCTGACGTAATCTATAATAAGATACTCCTGCCAGCGGATGCACATCTTCAAAGAAGTAGTTGCTAACAGATGAAGTTGTGCCTGTAGCCTGAACTCGTCCGATAGACAAGAAGTCTTTTCCATTACTGCTGCGTTCAATTTCAAAATATGCACTGTTCTTTTCAGAAGCTGTTGCCCAGATTACATCTACTACCTCGCCATTTTCACGTGCCTCAAATCGTAACCAGGTTACAGGTAGAGGTATGATATCAGTAGCATCACGCTGATCAGGTATACCATTGCTATTGAAGTCAGGGAAGCTCAACACTGCAGCGTATCCTTTACCTCCATTCGACGGATCCAGTAAATCTACCAGGCCATCTCCATCTGTATCATGATAGAACGAAGAGTTAATATCCAGGAAGTTTGCAATACCATCACCATCTGAATCATCCAGCCAATCAGGGAAGGTGTTTCCGTTGGCATCTGTAGAAGGATAGAATGCTGCGTTACCTCCTGCTGCCACAAATGCTGCTACCCTTGCTTTGAAATCATCTGCCGACTCTTTGTTACGATTATCATTGAAAGCTTCTATCCAGTCAGCATACGTATCGTTATCAGAGTTAGAGTCCACATAATCTGGTCTTCCATCCGAATCGGAATCCGGATTGGTAATCAAACCTGAAGCAGAAGCAGGAATGCCATCACTGTTTACGGCTCCGGTAAAGCGGCCCGTTGCAGGAGCATACACCGAAGTGAAGGACGATGACATAAGAGCTCCGTTTGCTTCAATGGCATCTGTGATTCCATCTGCATCTGAGTCAACATCTGCATAATCTCTGGTGCCATCAACATCTGTATCAGTTACCAGTGCCGGATTCAGTTTGGTTACAGCTACCAGTCCACTGGTATTTACGGCACTTCCGATACGAGCCGAACCTGCATTGTATCCGGCAGGAGCTACACCTGCGTTGGCTTCGATTGCATCTGAGATTCCATCATTATCTGAATCCAGATCCAGGAAGTTACGTACACCATCTCCATCTGTATCAGGCATAGCTAAACGTGCTCCTGTATTGGCCCCTCCTACTGATGCCCCATTCACTGGATCAACCAGATTGTAAAGACCATCACCATCTGTATCTGCCAGGCCAACATCTATGCGACCATCATTGTTGGCATCTGAAGTAGCAAGTCCACCAGCTTCCATAAAGTCGCCTATTCCATCGTTGTCCGAATCCAGATCCTGATAGTTTGACACACCATCTCCATCTGTGTCAGCAGGGAAGGCAGCGTTCAAAGATCCATCATTGATGCCATCAGTATTTGCATCGGTAATGGTTGCACCTGCCACATTTCCAACTACACCATCTCCATCTGTATCATTACTTAACACAGCTTCAGATGCGTCAGTCAGTCCGTCATTATCCGAATCACGATCCACATAATTGAACTTACCATCTCCATCCAGATCTGTTGTCAATATCATAGCATAGGTGATAGGTGTATCATTCCAGCCATCCCCATTGGCATCTACGATAGCGGTACTACCCGCAGTGTTACCGATTACACCATTTCCGTCTGTATCTGCCCCACCTGCTTCCCTTGTATCTGTAATGCCGTCATTATCTGAGTCCCGGTCAATATAGTTAGGCAATATGGCACCTGCTGGTTCTGACGCGCTGTCTGTATTGATCAGCACTGTTGCTGTTCCACCCGTTGACGGATCGGCAACAGTGATCAGTCCATCTCCATCTGTATCATTGGAGGCAAATGTGCCAGTAAAATCTACTCGTCCGTCATTATTGGCATCTGCATAACCTACTTCCACAACGTCAGCGATACCATCATTATCAGAATCCAGATCTATATAGTTAGGTACTGAGTCTCCATCACTATTCAGTGGCAGCGTTGCTGTTACCGAACCATCATTCAAGCCGTCTCCATTGGCATCTGTAATCGTTACGGCTACAATTCCATCACCATCTGCGTCAAGACTTCCAGTTGCATTAAATTCGCGAGCATCGGTAATTCCATCATTATCTGAGTCTCGATCACGATAGTTGCGTAATCCATCACCATCTGTATCCAATAGCGATGCATAAGAAGGACGTGTGTTAGCCCATCCGTTTGTATTGCCTGAGCCAAAGCTGTCAATAATACCATCACCGTTTGCGTCTGAGGAAGCAGTCCCTGCCGCTTCGCGGGCATCTGTGATACCGTCGTTATCTGAATCGCGATCCAGATAATCTGGTAGTATTGCACCAACTGGTTCTGAGCCTGCGTCGGAATTGATCAGGTTTACAACGATGCCTGTGCTGGTAGTTCCATTGAATGGATCCACAACATTTGCCAATCCATCATTATCTGCATCTGCAAATCCGTCAATTCGTCCATTGTTATCTGTATCCGGCTGGCCGTTTTCTACTATATCCGCAATGCCGTCATTGTCCGAGTCCAGATCCAGGTAGTTTCTGAAACCATCCCCATCTGTATCAGGCAATGTTAATGGTGAAGCAACAGTAGCATCGTTAAATCCATCACCGTTGGCATCTGCAAATCCATCGATTACTCCGTCACCATTGGCATCTGTTCCAGCCACCTCACGTGTATCTGTGATACCATCGTTATCAGAATCGCGATCCAGGAAGTTACGCAATCCGTCACCATCTGAATCCAGATTCGCCAGTGCAGTTCCACCATTGTCAGTATCGACGATATTAGACAAACCATCTCCATCTGTATCGGTAATCGTAGCTCCGTTTCCGATGAGTCCGTTACCATCCGGGTCTGTTCCACCGGCTTCAATCACATCTGCGATGCCATCGTTATCAGAATCCAGATCCCAGTGATTGGGAATACCATCCAGGTCTTTGTCCAGATTGTCATTCACACCATCTGTGTTGCTATCGACAAAGGCAATTCCACCAAAGTCGCTGTCACGGTAGTTCGGAACACCATCTCCATCTGCGTCTGCACTTGGGTCAAAACCACCCGGAGTGCCATCTTCATCTGTATCGAGGATACCATCATTGTCATCATCTACGTCAACCAGGTCTGAGATGCCATCCCCATCATGATCTGCTTTGAACAGATAGTTTGGTTTACCTGCAGGACCTTGTCCCTGTGTTTTATCATCTGCCCAGTTACCATTGTTATTCGAATCTTCTACAGCTGTCAGGAAGCCATCATTATCATCATCTGTATCGCGATAATCTGGCTGGTCTGTACCATCAGTGTTTTGTAATGGAGTGTTAGTTCCGTTTACGTTACCAAGGGTCCCTTTACCATTCACTGTATCAAACACATCCTGTAATCCATCACTATCGGCATCAGCCAGAGCAAATGTTACATCTGCTATACCATCCTGATTGGCATCGTTTCCTTCAATACGGTCTATTACTCCATCATTGTCTGAATCTGTATCACGATAGTCAGCAAGATCTGCCCCGTCTGTATTGACAGGGACTACCGGTGTACCCCCATTGTCTGCATCGTATGCGTTACTGATACCATCATTATCTGTATCAGTAACTACAGGAGCAATGTAGGCAGCAACACTCATAGCTTCACGGTTATCTACAATACCATCATTATCTGAGTCGATGTCCAGGAAGTCTCTAAGCGTATCACCATCAGAATTGGTAAGAGCCAGGGCTGTACCCCCATTGTTCGGATCCACTGCGTTTACCAGACCATCACCATTGGTATCATTCGCATTCGAATAAGCCACCGGATACTGACCGTTGTTGTTCATATTAGTTGGTAATACACCATTATTCGCTTCCATTGCATCCACTATACCGTCTCCATCCGAATCCAGATCCAGGAAGTTTGGTAAAGCATCGTAGTCATTATTACCATTGACAAGAGACGTTCCACCATTATTGATGTCCAGCACATTCACCAAGCCATCTCTATCTGTATCGTTAGCGGTTGCATATGCTATCGGGTAACGTCCGTTGGCTGTCATATTTGCAGGAAGCGCTCCATTATTCGCCTCCACTGCATCTGGAATACCGTCGTTGTCTGAATCCAGATCCAGAAAGTTTGATAAGCCTGCATTATCCTTGTTACCATTTACCAGAGGCGTACCGCCGTTGGTTACATCCAGTGCATTTACCAGACCATCTTTATCTGTATCATTAGCAATTACATACACTGCAGGATACTGGCCATCTGTAGTCATGTTTACAGGAAGTACTCCATTGTTAGCTTCAACTGCATCCGGAATACCATCACTATCAGAGTCTACATCCAGTGCATTAGGCAATCCGTCTACATCCTGATCTCCGTTTGCCAGAGCTGTTCCACCTGTACTGGCATCTACTGCATTGGCAAATCCATCCCCATCTGTATCATTGGCATTTACATATGCTACCGGATACTTACCATCTGTATTCATATTGGCAGGAAGCACTCCATTATTTGCTTCGACTGCATCCGGAATACCATCATTGTCTGAATCCAGATCATAACTATTGATAATGCCGTCTCCGTCTTTGTCAAAGTTATCATTGATTCCGTCTGCATTTGTATCTGCCCATACGATGCCACCCCCTGGAGAGGAATCTCTGTAGTTAAGGACTCCATCCGCATCTGCATCACCCAGCGGATCAACTCCACCAGATTCAACCAGATCAGATATACCATCATTGTCATCATCATTATCTGTAGCATCTACAATACCGTCTCCATCTCTGTCTGCACGTTGCAGGTAATCCGGACGAGGACCACCTTGTGTGAAATCATCAGCCAAGGTAGCATTTCCGTTATAGTTCTCATTTTTGGTTAAGAGACCATCATTATCATCATCTGTATCACGATAATCAGGCAGATCTGCACCATCTGTATTTTGAGGTGCTGTCGTAATACCTCCGTTATCCGGATCATACCCGTTCGCCAAGCCATCGTTATCCGTATCTGTCAAAGTAGAACCTACTACATCTGAGACACCATCAAAGTTGGCATCATGTCCCTCAATGGCATCCAATACGCCATCGTTATCAGAATCTGTATCCAGGTAATCTGGTGCTGCATCTGCATCTGAGTTAGTTAGAGGCAAAGCTGTTGTCGCATTGGCATCGTTCCATCCATCTCGGTTCGTATCCGCCAAGGCATCAATAATACCATCCCCATTTACGTCTGTCCCACCCGCTTCACGTGTATCCGTGATACCATCACCGTCAGAATCGCGATCCAGATAGTCTCTTTTACCATCTGAGTCGGTATCTGGATTGGCAAATAGGCTCACACCACTTTCAACTGCCGTTTCTGAAGCATTCGGCATACCATTGGCTCCTACTGCGCCTGTAATTCTACCTGTAGTAGCACTATAAGAAGCTGGAGTTGCTCCACCGTTAGCCTCGATTGCATCAGCAATTCCATCATTATCTGAATCCAGATCAAACTGATTGATAATGCCATCATTATCCATATCCAGACTAGCACATACACCTGCAGCATTCAGCGTACAATAATCCGCATCCATAAAGTTAATTACTCCATCATTGTCAGCATCAGTTGTTGCTGTAGCAACACCACCTGATTCAACCAGATCTGTAATCCCGTCGTTGTCATCATCGATATCTATATTATCCGCAACCCCATCCTGGTCATTGTCATAGAAGAAGTTAATATCACATACTTCCTGGCGGTTTGTGTAGGCACCTGTAGAGGCTGTATATCCCCAATATACTACAGGATTGTTGCTGAATACTGTGCTAACAAAATCTTCCGAATAAGTCGCGCGCAGCACTCCATTGAAATAAACCTGTAATGTCTTAGTGTTCTTATTCCATAAAATGCGAACCGGATAATACACTCCATCTTCAATATTCTGACCCGCTCCTTTGGCCGCAACCGCAGCAAACACTGGTGAAGCAAGAGTACCATTCTTTGAGATAGCAATGTGATCATCTGTAATATCTCCAGATCCGGCTCCATTGTCATAGGTATCAAATTCGACAATCACAGAAGGTGTCACCCCTTGCATACCTATTCCAGTACCTGATGCCCCTATCGCATTGATTCCAGCCGTCTGCAAAGCAAATGTAATCCCATCAGCACCTAAAGCGTCGGTTGTGCCAAAGTAGGCATTGAATTGTACTTCAAATGAATAATTCAGGTTCAAAGGTACTCTGCGCCATACTGAACCTATCTGGCTTGCAACATCTGGAGTCAAACGAAAACTATTTCCTGTACTGGCACAAGCTGAACTTCCGGTAGCATTGCCATTTGGCTGGAACAACAGGTTATAGTAGTACAGATAATTCGGTCGTCCTGCTCCTCCCTGTCCCTGAGTTTTATCATCTGCCCAGTTCCCATTGCTGTTGGCATCTTCACCCAATGCTCCTGTAGTAGCAGTCAATACCCCATCATTGTCATCATCGGTATCTCTGTAGTCAGGCGTTCCATCTGAGTCAGTATCCTGTGGCAGCGCCGTGTTGGCACTACCATTGGCAGTACCTGTGCTATTATTGTATGGGTCGAAATTATTATCCAAACCATCCTTATCGCTATCTGTCCCTGACAGAGCAGTATCTGCAGCCCCATCAAAGTTGGCATCGTGCCCTTCAATACGATCAAGCACCCCATCATTATCAGAATCTGTATCTAAGAAATCTTTCTTACCATCCGAATCTGTATCTGGATTAGCCAGAGGTGTTGTCTGTGAACTGGCTGGACGACCATTGGCATTGATTGTGCCTCCGATTCGACCAGAGTTTATACCTGTCGTATTGTAATTTGCAGGTGCGGTTCCTCCATTCGCTTCAATGGCATCTGTGATACCATCATTGTCTGAGTCCAGATCGAAGATATTGATGATACCATCTTTGTCTTCGTCAAAATTGTCGTTGATACCATCGCTATTTGCATCCACAAATCCAGCAAAGGTAGGATCCATGTAATTAGCGATACCGTTAGCATTAGCATCAGCTAGTGGATCAACTCCACCACTTTCATCTGTATCCAGTAACCCATCATTGTCATCATCCAAATCTGTCAGATCAACCACTCCGTCATTATCTCTATCTGTAGAACACCATGTGATCTGTCCGATCCCTAAACCTTGATCTCCTTGAGCCGGATCATTATTGCGATATAAGATTATAATTCGGTCAACAGTGGATGGAAATGAAATGGTTACATTGCCATTAGTACTATTAGAAGCGACATTAGCAGTTCCTACAATGGTATTGCTACCTATGTACGTATTACCAGAACCTGTTGCCACGTTTGTACTTGAAAGCGTTATAAGATTAGCTCCTAAATAGCCATTAACAGTAATCCGATCTATAAATTGTCCTGGAGAAGCATCTATATCCAGTAAACGAATAGTAGCATTCTGCACAGCCTGACCAAAGTTGATTGTGGCTGTAGCTAATGATGGGGAACCACCTGTGATGGTAAGTTCAGCAGAACGCTGGTTTCCATAATTGGTATTGTAACCGGCACCACCACTTGGATAGCTGGTTCCTACATAGGTTGTACCATTGGACAATACAACATTTGCATTCGTACTGCTTACGGTTATCCCATTTGATGTTACAGGGAATGTAACCCCTCCTGTACCAAAATTGGCAATACTAGGAGTTGGGTTATAACAAGATGCTACAGTAGACAATGCTTTTAGGTAATCAGGGCGAGGTCCACCTTGGGATAGATCATCTGTCCAGATAGCATTATTATTATAGTTCTCCGT carries:
- a CDS encoding response regulator, which gives rise to MLYTHINPSGPILIIEDDEDDQLILNRILKELNLIDKVIYFSTPIEALDYLQQATVHPFILICDINMPMINGIEFKKQIDQDPVLKAKCTPFIFWSTSINDTLVHQAYTETTIQGFFQKSCTYNELKQQLYYILGYWYYCQHPVFE
- a CDS encoding PAS domain-containing protein, which gives rise to MNAYQFSEDNPAEHKRLQFSLQAAGIGTWDIDLVQKQIFLDDQCKELYGFSQEDNIDYEGLWQHIHPQDQSQVREAFTKAMNPATGGKYSIEFRITDSSNNQSHWLHCQGQAYFAKSRTEGQMMAYRVSGIAQDITEQVTTRQIRWDSEQYFRSLVQDTPVATMIFRGRSLVIETINNPMLQIISKDVSIIGKPFREAMPELEGQEFFDLLEKVYLTGKPVFRHETPAILLTEGIPTTRYFDFIYKPLYDPTGEIYGIINVSVEVTDQMLIRQQIEEKKQLVEQSEILFRSLVENTPDVITRWDQQRRLIFANKAFETKTGVPNSTLLGKTNLEMGQPTNIAEPYMESLQRVLDSGQPTDHYNHFPSVKGNMHYYSRLVPEFGPDGSVQGVLAIARDITDLKKMEAILEERVQQRTQELLMANQDLQRSNDSLQQFAYVASHDLQEPLRKIQTFSSLLQQQYADLLEESGLDLLERMSSAGERMSKLVSDLLAYSQVSTRQPSFGVVSLQSVMDNVLTTLEQKISETKAQIELEELPKLKGDELQLTQLFQNLLSNAIKYTISNQTPVIRVTSQRIERSQLDPQVKPTGNALHFYQICVHDQGIGFDNQYKDLIFQVFQRLHGKQEFVGTGVGLSICKRVVENHGGTITADGMPGQGAIFCVYLPA